From the genome of Bacillus sp. V2I10:
GTTTTTCCTCTACTATATATAAATCTTCAACTTCGTTTTCCAGAACGGCATTTAAAAATCCAATTAACAAATCTTTGTCTTGATTCTCACCAAATAGCTTCTTAAAAATAATATCATTTAAGGGTTTTAGTCGTTTCATAATCTAACTCCTTCTGATTTCATTATACAATGAAATCGGCTCCATTTAAAGCAGATGCTACAAATGCAAGAAGCTTTTTGAACAAAAAAACCCTTCTTTAGAAGGGTTTTAAATATATATTAACACATATATTAATATATATATGTATGTATATATCGTATTAGAATAACTAGAAATTAATGGAAATTATTAAACCGTAACTTTATCTTTTATCTTTAAATTATTTAAGTAAAAACGCTAAAAATAAATCTTGTGAAACAAAAATGAAAGCGTTACAATGAGTTTAGTAAAACGTTAAACTAACACGTTAAACTTGAATTTTAATCAACAATGGAGATGATGATCTGGTTACAATCAAAGACATTGCCAAAGAGGCAGCTGTATCTATTACTACAGCTTCACTTATCCTAAATAATAAACCAGGTGCAATTAGAATTTCAGAAGCAACTAAGCAACGTGTAATTGAAGCATCAAAAAAATTAGGATATATTCCTAATATGTCTGCACGCAATTTACGCGGCCGAGACAATAAAACCCAATTAACAATAGCATTAATTTGGCCAATAGACACTCGTGTTTCTTTAGTGGGGCGTATCTTGACTGGAATTCAAAAATATATTGCTTCAGAAAATGAGCACGAAATTAAAATGCTAGTAGAGACATTTAGTAATGAGGATGGGATTAATACGGTAAAAGGTTTAAGGACCTCGAACCTCTTTAACGGGGCAATTATAGCCAATACCACAGAAAAGGATGAGGAATTGATTCATAGCTTTGTACCTGATGTTCCCATCGTTTTATTCAATCGATTCTCCTCTTTGTATTCGGTTATCCATGCAAATAATTATGAAGCAGGTAGGGGCTGTAGCAGAACATTTTATAAATAATAAGCATCAAAAAGCAGTTATTCTGGTTCCGGATGTTTCATCACAAGCATTGGAATCGGGCTTGGCAGGAATCACAGAACGATTTAATGAAGAACAGGATACACCAATTAAGTACTTAAAAAGATACTGTCCGTATACTGAGCAAGGTGGTTATGATAGTATTCAGGCCTTAGTTCGTGAAAAGTATATACCAACAGCAATCATTTGTTTAAGTGATCATGTCGCTTTAGGAGCTCTTTCTGCGTTAAACGATGAAGGGATATCAGTGCCTAATGAGTGTGAAATTATAGGATTTGACAATCAAGAGTTTTCTAAATTTACAAACCCTAAGTTATCTACCGTTAATTTACCTGTGGAGGATATGGCTTACAGTGCTGGAAAAATGCTTGTAAATAAAATTTTCGACCCATACAGTCCTATTGAAAGCGATATGTTTAATCTAAGTATTATTCATAGAGAAACAACAAAGTAGAAAAACTACGTAAATTTGAAAAAAAGGGGATTTAAGAGTTGAAATTAATATCCTTTCGTAAATTTGAAAGTGTTATTTTTACGAAAGGACTACAACTCATTTTAAAAATAGATAGAGTTTTTATCTTAAGTATAAATTCATATGACTAATTAATAATGAAATCTTATTTAAGATTTCAAAAAAAATTCCTAGTAAAACGTTGTACTAAAAACGTCGTACTAGAAAAATTTATTCAAGTTTATAAAGATGAATAAAGGAGGGATTGTTCTTGAAACCTATTGCAGTAGTTGGAAGTCTAAATATGGATATTGTTGTAAGTGTAGAAAAATTACCTAAAGAAGGTCAAACTCTTCTAGGAGAAAGAATGCTAGAAGTATCAGGTGGAAAGGGAGCTAATCAAGCAGTAGCCGCGGGAAAGCTTCAAGCTGGTGTAAGCATGATTGGTAAAGTTGGATCAGACCATTATGCTTCTCATCTATTAGATTCTTTAAAAAATAACAACGTAGAAACTCAACATATTTTAGTTTCTAAGAATCGAACAGGAATAGCATTAGTTACAGTGGAAAAGAGTGGTAAAAACCATATTGTTGTGACACCAGGAGCTAACTTTGAACTAACGCCCGAAGATATATTGAATCAAAGGGAGGTGATCGAACAGTGTGAAATAGTGGTGCTGCAGTTAGAAATTCCATTAGAAACTGTAAAATATACCCTTGAGCTTGCAAAAAAAGCAGGAAAAACAACGATTTTAAATCCAGCTCCTGCTACAGTGATTAATGAAGATATTTTAGAAAATGTTGATATCTTAATTCCTAATGAACATGAATTATATGAAATGTCAGAAATAGAACATGATCAATATACCATTCAAGAAGCAGCTCAGATTATTTTAGAAAAAGGGGTTAAATCAGTAATTGTTACTCTTGGTGAAAAAGGCTGTTGTTACATAGATCACGATAAATGCAAGATGTATTCGGCATACCAGGTAAAAGCACAAGATACTACAGCAGCTGGTGATAGTTTTATAGGGGGTTTTGTAGCGAGTTATATAAAAAGCAAAGATATAGATGCCGCCATAAGACAAGCCCAAAAAGTAGCAGCTATTGCAGTAACGAGAAATGGAGCTCAGAGTTCGTTGCCAACATTAGAAGAAGTAATACAATTTGAAAAGACTATTAATTATTTATAATTACATGAAATTCACTATAAAAAAGTAAGGGATGATGAAATGAAACACTTATATGGCGTCACAACAGCGATGGTAACTCCATTCGATAAAAGTGGAAGAGTTGAATTGGATAAAGTGGAAAACTTAACGGAGTTTTTGATTTCCAAAGGGGTCCATTGTTTATATCCACTAGGAACAACGGGTGAAATGATGCGACTTTCAGTCCAAGAAAGAAAAGCAGTTGCAGAGGCAGTTGTTAAAAAAGCCAGAAATCGTGTAACCGTATTCATTCATGTAGGAGCTATGAATCAAGATGATACGATTGAATTAGCAAAGCATGCATATGACATTGGAGCAGATGGAATTGGTGTTGTAACACCAGCTTTCTTTGGTGCAAACGACAATGAATTGGAAGAGTACTTTGTAAAAGTAGCTTCAAGTGTACCAGAAGATTTTTCTATCTATCTTTATAACATTCCGCAATGTGCAGCCAATGACTTAAAAACGGAAGTAGCTCAAAAGATAGTAGAAAGATGTAAAAATGTCATCGGTATCAAGTATAGCTATCCTGACTTTTTAAGAGTGAACGAGTATCTTGGCATTAATGAAGGAAATTTTTCAGTTGTACCTGGAGCAGATCGTTTGTTTCTTCCAGCTTTAGCAATGGGTTGTGACGGTGTTGTATCTGGTGTATCTTGTGCATATCCAGAACCGTTTGTAGCAACTTACAACGCGTTCAAAGAAAATAACGTAGAAAAAGCAAGAAAAATGCAGAAAATGGCTACTGAATTTTGTGAAATTTTAAAAAATGGAAGTGATATGTCGTTTTTTAAAGAAGCTCTCAAGATAAGAGGGATAGACGCAGGGCATATGAGAGCTCCTCAATTAGATCTAACTTCTGAAGAAATAGACTCACTACGTCTATCTTTAGAAGATTTAGAGCAACAGTCATCTGAACTTTTCTAATAATCTATTCATATTGCTCAACATTCTGTCTAAAAAAGGGGTAAATAATCATGAAACAAAGTAGCGTAAGGTTGAAACAGAGTATTCCTAGTGTGAAACCAACAAAAAAACGATATTTTATTCTGTTCATGGTTTTTGTAAGCGTTGTAATTAATTATATGGATCGTAGTAACTTAGCCATAGCAGGACCACATCTAGCAAGTGATTTAGGACTATCATCTGTACAAATGGGGTATATTTTTTCAGCTTTCGGATGGACTTATGCTTTTTTGCAAATACCTGGTGGTTTATTAGTAGATAAATTTGGACCGCGAGTAATGTATACCATCAGTTTAATTGGCTTTTCACTAGCAACGTTATTACAGGCTTTCGTAAAAGGGTTTGGTGGATTATTCGGGTTAAGATTATCAATTGGTATTTTTGAAGTCCCAGCATTTCCTGCAAACAATCGAATTGTCACATCCTGGTTCCCAGAACAGCAGCGTGCATCTGCTATCGCTTTTTATACTTCTGGTCAATTTGTTGGAATTGCCTTTTTAACACCTGTGTTAGTTGGTATTCAGTCAGTTATTGGTTGGAAAGGGATGTTTATTGTATCAGGATTAATTGGCATAGTTTGGGGAGTTATTTGGTATTTCTTTTATCGTGATCCAAGTAAACATAAAACAGTTAATCAAGAAGAATTGGACTTTATTGCCGAAGGCGGTGGATTAGTTAATCTAAGTAATGAACACGGGAAAAGCAAAACAGAAAAAATTGGTTGGAAACAACGCAAAGTTGTTTTTACGCATCGTAAACTATGGGGGATATACATTGGTCAATTTTGCGCAATGTCAATGCTATGGTTTTTCCTAACCTGGTTCCCTACTTACTTAGTAGAATATCGTGGACTTAGTTTTATCAAATCAGGATTTTTGACATCTGTACCATTCCTTGCTGCTTTTGTCGGTGTCTTATTAGGTGGAACATTTTCTGATTGGCTTCTTAAGCGAGGGTTTTCTATAGGTGTTGCCAGAAAGACACCCATTATTACCGGGCTATTGCTCTCAACAAGCATCATTGGTGCAAACTTTGTAGACAGTACAACATTAATCATTGTATTTATGACAATCGCATTTTTTGGGAATGGATTTGCATCTATAACGTGGTCACTTGTATCCGCGTTAGCGCCTAAAGAACTGTTAGGTGTAACGGGTGGAACGTTTAATTTCATTGGAAATCTATCATCTATTGCCATTCCAATTGTAATCGGTTACTTAGTTCGTGGAGGTAATTTTGCACCAGCGCTTATTTTTATCTCGGTAGTCGCACTAATAGGCGCACTATCTTACATTTTTATTGTTGGAAAAGTGTCCAGAATTGAATTACAAGAATAAGAAGGAGATGTTTTTGATGAAGGTTGTTGTAACGGATATATCATTCAAGGCTTATGAAGAAGAAAAGAAAATTTTTGCTGAAAATGACATTGAACTTGTCATCACAAATAATGAATCTGAAGAAGATATTATGGAAGCCGCTAAAGATGCAGATGGTTTACTAAATGCAAATGTGCAAATCACGAGAAAGGTTATTGAATCATTACCTAAATTAAAAGTGGTATGTCGTTATGGAATTGGCTATGACACTATTGATATTCAAGCAGCAACTGAAAACAAAGTCTATGTTGCCAATGTACCAGATTATTGTATTGATGAGGTAGCAGATCATGCTCTTACACTTCTCTTAACTGCTTCTAGAAAAATAATGATAATGAATCAACAGTTAAAAGAGGGGAAACAAATAACTGTTTTTGATGTTGCTCCTATTCATCGTTTTAGAACTCAGACAGTCGGTCTAATCAGCTTCGGCCATATCGCAAGAAACCTTTGTCAAAAGTTAAAAGTAATTGGTTTTAATGTTATAGCTTATGATCCTTTTTGTGGCGAAGAGATAGCAAAAGAATATGGTATTCAGCTAGTAACATTAGAAGAGTTGCTGCGAACATCGGATATTATTAGTATCCATGCTCCTCTTGTGAAGGATACCTATCATTTAATAAATGAAGAAACATTAAAATTAGTCAAAAAATCAGCAATCATTGTTAATACTGGAAGAGGTCCTATCATAAAAGAACAAGCAATTATTGAAGCTTTACAGGAAAAGAGAATTGCTGGAGCAGCACTTGATGTTCTTGAAAAAGAACCTATTGATCCTGATAATCCTCTATTAAAGTTAGACAATGTCATTCTCACACCACATGCAGCATTTTACTCAGAGGAATCTTCTAGTGAGATGAAACAAAAGGCAGCAAAAAATATTGTCAATGTATTGAAGGGTGACGTACCTAATTACTGGGTAAATCCCTTTTAAGAACCAATGTTATATGCGTTTTGAATACAATTAGAAATTCAAGAAAAACTTTTTCATTAAAGTGTTGATTTAAATTAAAGTATTCTCTGATGATTAAAATAACCTTTGTTCTCATTGAGCAAAGGTTATTTTTTTAACGAGTATCTTCTATTGTATCCTCCAACTGATTCGGATCATTATTATATAATTGATGGAACAAATATGTAAGGTATGAGTTTAGTTCGAATCGTTCTTTATAAACAAAATCAGACAACGTTAATTTACTCTCTTTCAACACTTTTTACCCCCTTTATTTTATCTATCTACATGATTCCCAAGCTATCATTCTTTTATATATATAAATTAATAAAATATTTCTTTGAGTGGGGGGATTAACCAATCCTTCAAAAAGGACTTTAGAAAAAATGAGGACCTAGCCTGAAAACAGCGAATGAATTACTAAAAAGGCCAAGTGTGACCCTTTGTTTGTCTGCTTTACTTATCCTTTAATTTAGTCCTTCTTAATCCCATCGCTTCAGCAGCAATCTTTGCCTTTTCTTGCGAATTATGAACATATAGAACCGAAGTAGAAGTAGAGGTATGACCTAGTTGATCCATAACTAAAGTAATGTCATTGGTCTCATCCATTAAGGTTGTTGCATACGAATGTCTAAGTTTATGTGGCGACATTCCCTTATCATAAGATTTCGTATACTTACGAACTAAATCTTGTATTGCACGAACTGAAAGGGGAGAGCTCTTACCTTTGTATTTAGATAGGAATAAGTATTCGAATTCTTCTACCGATCCGCCATACCTTTCATTTCGAATCTCTAAATACACCTTCAAATCATGCATAGCGTCTGGTATCACTTGTATACTGTCTAATTTATTTCCTTTTCTAATAATTGAAATTCTATTCTTTTTAAAGTTTACATCTCTCAATCTAATATCAGCAAGCTCATTTACTCTTATTCCACTTGCCAAAAAGAGTGAAAAGATTGCGTAATCCCTTTCCTTATCTCTAATAAAATAAGACCTCTGCCTATCTGATAAAGATTTTTCATATTCATTTTTTAGGTAATAGAGGAAATTGATATCATCATTATCTACAAATATGGTATCGGTCAATTTTCTGCTGCGTTCATTTAGAGTTTCTTTTGGTTTGCTCACATTTATTTTTTGCATAACATTACGATGAAAATAGGGTTCTCCGTCTTCAACGCGTTCTGTTTGGGTTGTTAAGTATTTAAAAAGGGACCTTAAGGCTGATTTTTTTCGATTGACGGATGTCTTTTCACGCGTTTTTTTCTCATGTTTAGATACGACAATTTCTTCATTGGTAACTTTGTTAAAGTAAGCTCTGGCAGCATCAAGGGGTAAAGAAGCCAGATCTGAAAGAGGGATGTTAGAGATTGTTTGTGAAGAAGAAAATCCCTCTGTAAGTAACCAATTAAAAAAATCCTCATAATCCAAAAGATAATTAAGCAGGGTGGAGGGGGACCTGTCATTTTCCTCCATTGCTAATACATATTCCTGTACATAATCTGGCATTAACTTAAGAATGTCTTCATATTTTTGTTTATGAGTAATATGCTGCCTGGATGTAGCCATGAATACACCTCTTAAAAAATATTGTGTGTATAATACAATTTTTACACATATTTGTTTACATAATAAATTTATTGTTTACTTAGTGCATAAGTATAGTTTTGGTATATTCCATGAAATCAATAAGATGGTCTTCAAGTATTTTTTGTAAAATAACCAAATTTACTTCCTGGTAATCATGGACGGCAATATTTCTGAAACCAACCATTGCTTTCATTTTTTGGCCAAGAGAAGGGGGGATAACATCAGCATTTACTAGAAATGTAAAGGCATCACGGCTGTTCTGAGGTAATCCAAGTTTTTTTTCTGCTACAAGATGCATGGCTAAATCAATACTAGCTTCACATGCTCTTTGAAGATTAAGAATAATGGAATCTTGTTTAGTGTAATTATTTAGATTCATTGGATCATCGTTGTATTCCTCTTTAACTCTTTTTACACAACGTTCAATGATGCTTACCTTATTTAAAATGACATCATTCTTCATTGAATACAGTCCCACTTTCCTTAACTTTATCGATTATAACTTTCCGTTCCTCGCCCAATTTTGCGTACATCTTCAAAGCATTCATTTCATAATTCATCCGTATTTGTTCATTAGAACAATAAATTATGCTTCCTGTAGTAATTATTTGGCCTTGGAAAACAGTTGAAGCTTTCTTTAAATTCACTAAATCTACATCTATATTTACTTTTTCTGCCAACTCTTGTGCTAGGATGAAAATTTCATATTCATTAATGTCAGAGCCTGGAAGGAAAGCAATATCTAAATCGCTATTCTTATGAGAAGTTCCTTTGACAGTTGATCCGAAAATATAAATTAAAACGGGAGAAACTTTTTCTCTTAACAAATTTACGATTTGTATTTGCATTTTATTATCCAATGGAAATACCTCCATATATTGGTTAACTATATTATAGCAAACGTTTGTTTTGTTTTCTATAATTAATTCTTCGTAAAATAGGTATTATACACGAAGTTTATTAGTTTATTATTTGCTAGTCCCCCTCCGCTTTGTGTACAAGTATATAGGGTATATTTAATTGAGAAAAAGGAGTGCTTAATAAGCACTCTCATCTTTTATTTAACATCATATCCTTGATCATCAATTGTTTCATTTATTTTATCTAAAGAAACTTTTTCTGAGTTAAACTTAAACATCCACTTTTCCATCTTCTAAATGTACTTTCACTTCACTAACACCCTCAAGTTTTCCTACACTGCCTTCTACAGTTTTTACACAATGACCTCAAGACATTCCGGTTACATCCAATCCTTTTTTCCTTTACCTATTATTTTTTCATTAGTTTTTGTATCGTGACGACAAACTCATCGAGTACTTCCATATCACCCTCATTGATCCGGTCAACTACACAGCCCTTTAGATGGCCTTCCAGAAGAATTTTTGCAACACTGTTAAGAGCTGCTTGGGTAGATGCTATTTGTGTAATAACATCATCACAATAAGTATCTTTTTCTATAAGACCTTTAATACCCCTGATTTGACCTTCGACGCGATTTAAACGGGTTACTAAATTTTTCTTTACTGTATCTGAGTGATGACTTTTTCGGGAAGAAGTATTATAGCTGTCATCCTCAATAGAAAGATCAATTTTCTCAATATCTTTACCCATTGACTTCCCTCCTTGGAAATAATATACAATACCCCTCCACCCTATGTAAAGCCATTTCTTTTACATGGTTTAGTCATCATCCTTAGTTTAGTGACCCCTCCATGTGGAATATGCAATTCATCGGTAATGTGCTACCACTTTCACTGATATTAAGAAAAGTTTTACCGAGCTTATAACACTTCTTGTTCTGGATAAGCGCCCGATTGTTGAAGACTAATACTATTATGGAAGGCTACTGAATCCAGCTTGCGCTTATTGAACGATTGCACCCGTAGTTAAGTAACTTTATTTCACTTCTAAAAATCCGCTTCAAAATCTTTAACGTAAACTGCATTTCCAGTAATCATAACTATCTTTATTTTTAGAGACCCTTACCATAACCCAACCATTTTTTTCAATTTCATGACCTTGCTCTATTATAATTAGAGATTTTTCAAAATTGCTGTTTATGTATTTACCATAAAAAAAGCAGTCTCATTAAAACCTACTTTTAAAGCGATTTCTTGCATCTCCTCATCAGTAATGAAAGAGCACAATTCTTGCTGCAAATTGTGCCCGCTTAATTACAGGTGTTAAAACATCTAAGAAAAGTGCTGGTATTACCTTAGACTGCGGGAGAGTTCCGTAAAAATAATTCCTAGAGCAGAGGCACCAGCATCAGGATAACCCAGGCTTCTTTCGCCAACCGTACCAGCGCGGCCCATTCGAGCAACGATTTCCTTTGTATATTCGGCTCCTTCAACAGCAGCCGCTGCCCCTTTTTCAAAAGCGGTCTTAAAGTCCTCACCAATTGCTGCACTTTCTGACCATGAATTTGCACAAGGCACAAGCGCATCCACAAGCGTTTTATCGCCTACCTCTGCTCCTCTTCCGAAAGATCGCTCGCCAATCAACTGTATACCCTTGACTGAAGCATGCAACAGTTCAGCAAACTCACCTACTGTTAATTCCATTTTCTCTTCCGTAGCCTTACCTGCAGCTCGGAAAGCCGCGCCCCAAATCGGACCGGAAGCACCTCCACAATGTTCCATAATGACCATAGAGCACGTATCTAGAAAGGACCCTATACTTAAACGTTCTTGATCCAAAATCGTGCTCCATTCTCGCTTTAATTGCTTGAATCCCTTGGAGACGCTCATTCCAAAATCGCCATCGCCTGCATGAGTATCCAATTCACAGAAAGGCACTTCGTTCTTGATAATGACTTCGCTCATTTTATCTACAAGATAGATAATATTATCTAATGTAATTGCCTCATCCTTGATGATAGCGTGTTCTTCCGCTGTTTCCGTCTCAAAGAAAAAAGGCTTTTTTTCTACGTGAGCCTCAATGTCCACGTATTCTACACTCTCAATTGGTCCATCTACTCTAAACGCAGGTGTATTACATTCTCTTGATAGCAGCGTTTTCAACTCATCGTCCAGTTTCATCACTGTCAGGGAAATTCCGGCCATATCAATACTAGTCATGTAATTACCGACAAATGTTCTATAAATTCGTATATTTTTGCTGTTCAACTCCCGAGTAACCGCATTGTTAAAAAGATAGAGCTCTTGCAACGGTGTGCCACCAAAGCCGTTTACTAGGAGAGCAATTTCGGCAGGATCATCACCATCTAGTCCTAAATCCTTCAGAAGGTCGGTTGACATGCGTAAGGCCAATTCGTCTGCGGTCGCAACTTTTTCCCGTTTTATGCCTGGCTCTCCATGAATACCGACGCCATATTCCATCTCATCCTCACCCAATTTGAAAGTGGGCGATCCATTAGCGGGAACCGTACAGGAGGTTAGTGCTAGACCAATGGTTCGAACATTTGTCGCTGCTTTTTCCGTTACGGCTTTGACCTGCATCAAATCCCTACCTTCTTCTGCTGCTGCTCCGGCTATTTTATGTACCAACACGACTCCTGCAACGCCACGACGTCCTACTGTATAGAGACTGTCTTCTACTGCAATATCATCATCTACCCGGATATATTCTACTTGAATGCCATCCTCAGCAGCTAAGTAGGCTCCGTTTTTAAAGTTCATTATATCTCCACTGTAATTCTTAATAATCAGTAGGGTACCTTGTTTGCTGGCGGTTGCTTTAATTGCCTGATATACCTGTATCTGTGAGGGGGAAGCAAACACATCTCCACATACTGCGGCATCCAGCATTCCTTTTCCCACAAACCCCGCATGTGCAGGTTCATGGCCACTACCGCCACCGCTAATCAGGGTTACCTTATTTTCGTTCATTTCTTTTTTCTTTATTACCTTAAACTTTTTTAAGAACTCAAGTTCCGGATGAGCCATTACCATCCCATTGCACATCTCCATGACGAGAGTTTCAGGTTTATTAATGATTTTTTTCACTTCATATTCCCCCTCTATAAGGTTTGTTATTCTCCTAGATACTCGTTATTACTTAGAATTTCAAGGGTTTATATTGCATTCTTCACAAAGGATTATCCGTACATTCCCCCTATAGAATGGTTTTGAAAATAGGCGAGTGCCATTTCAAATGTATTATCCATAACTACATTATAATGTAAGCGCTTTATACTAAACGAAAAAAATTAATTGTTTGTCAAAAAAAGTATGTGATATACATGAACCAATTAGCCAAAAGCCAGCTTATGGTTGTGTTCTCAAGATCTGGTGAGTCATCCTATGTATTATCAAAAGCTCAGATCGCGAAACGACAGGGAATCAAAATTGCGGTTATTACAAGCAGCCAAAACAGTACTTTAGCCGAAATGGCCGACTTGATTTTGCCTATATACGGTTCACGTGAACCTCTTGATGTGTCGTATAATATTACCTCTTACAACTCGATTGCGGCCCTATTCATTGACCTTCTATTACAGTTGTATATGGAGGTTTTGGGGGATAGCAGGGAGTAAAAAAACCTTAGAGAATTGATATATCTAAACAAGTAGGATACACCAGTGCCAATTAGTGTTTCGAATTTTGGTCTCCCAATGTCTAACACTTTACAGTGATACACCCATGAAATGGTTAGTAGGTGGAGAAATTACGAAGAGATTAGTTCAGTTGCTCAGAAAGGTATGGACCGAAGATTCTAAAACAAGTTTAGCTGCTGATACAACAAAAAAGAACACAATCTCTAATGATCTTGCTTTTTATTTACTTAGTTTCAAGACTGTTTATTCTCTAATTTTCGAAAAATAGGACACCAAGATCCCTCCTTCTTTTTTTCATGCAAAAGAGAAGAGTTTAACTATCCTCTTCTCTTGTACATAATTTTTAAACGAGCCCTGTCATACTATATACCGCGATTACGAAGAAGACCGCTACTGTCTTTATGATGGTGATCGCAAAAATATCGCGGTATGCTTGTTTGTGAGTCAATCCTGTGACTGCAAGCAGCGTGATGACAGCTCCATTGTGAGGCAAGGAATCCATTCCTCCCGAGGCCATCGCGACAACCCTATGCATGACTTCCAATGGAATGTTGAACTGTTCCGCGGCTTTGTAGTATTGTTCACCCATCGCACTGAGCGCAATTCCCATGCCGCCGGATGCAGAACCGGTAATACCCGCCAGCACATTCGTTGTAACCGCAGAATTGATGAGCGGATTTGTGAATGTTTGAGAAATGCCATCGCGGACAACGCCGAACCCCGGCAACGATGAGATTACGCCTCCAAACCCGTATTCGGAGGCGGTGTTCATGACTGCAAGTAATGCGCCACTGATGCTCGCATTAATTCCTGTCTGGAAGTTCAAGACAACTCCCTTAAAATTATAGGCCATCG
Proteins encoded in this window:
- the dhaK gene encoding dihydroxyacetone kinase subunit DhaK, which gives rise to MKKIINKPETLVMEMCNGMVMAHPELEFLKKFKVIKKKEMNENKVTLISGGGSGHEPAHAGFVGKGMLDAAVCGDVFASPSQIQVYQAIKATASKQGTLLIIKNYSGDIMNFKNGAYLAAEDGIQVEYIRVDDDIAVEDSLYTVGRRGVAGVVLVHKIAGAAAEEGRDLMQVKAVTEKAATNVRTIGLALTSCTVPANGSPTFKLGEDEMEYGVGIHGEPGIKREKVATADELALRMSTDLLKDLGLDGDDPAEIALLVNGFGGTPLQELYLFNNAVTRELNSKNIRIYRTFVGNYMTSIDMAGISLTVMKLDDELKTLLSRECNTPAFRVDGPIESVEYVDIEAHVEKKPFFFETETAEEHAIIKDEAITLDNIIYLVDKMSEVIIKNEVPFCELDTHAGDGDFGMSVSKGFKQLKREWSTILDQERLSIGSFLDTCSMVIMEHCGGASGPIWGAAFRAAGKATEEKMELTVGEFAELLHASVKGIQLIGERSFGRGAEVGDKTLVDALVPCANSWSESAAIGEDFKTAFEKGAAAAVEGAEYTKEIVARMGRAGTVGERSLGYPDAGASALGIIFTELSRSLR
- a CDS encoding MurR/RpiR family transcriptional regulator, which produces MNQLAKSQLMVVFSRSGESSYVLSKAQIAKRQGIKIAVITSSQNSTLAEMADLILPIYGSREPLDVSYNITSYNSIAALFIDLLLQLYMEVLGDSRE